In Candidatus Zymogenaceae bacterium, the following proteins share a genomic window:
- a CDS encoding 4Fe-4S dicluster domain-containing protein → MKHRYVIAVEDVCIGCRLCEIACIVEHSDTKDIIKAYKQEKRPLPRSHVEEEGPVSLSVTCRHCDDPHCVSACITGAMQKNPDGRVTVNQEKCVGCWSCVMACPYGAVTMDKNAKKSVKCDLCGDRDVPACVAACPNRALIVIEEEAG, encoded by the coding sequence GTGAAGCACCGATATGTCATCGCCGTTGAGGATGTCTGCATCGGGTGCCGGCTGTGCGAGATCGCCTGTATCGTCGAGCATTCGGACACGAAAGACATCATCAAGGCGTACAAACAGGAAAAGCGTCCCCTGCCCCGCTCACACGTGGAGGAGGAGGGGCCGGTATCCCTGTCGGTCACGTGCCGACATTGCGACGATCCGCACTGCGTCTCGGCGTGCATCACCGGGGCCATGCAAAAAAATCCGGACGGCCGGGTGACGGTCAACCAGGAAAAATGCGTCGGATGCTGGTCGTGTGTGATGGCATGTCCCTACGGCGCGGTCACCATGGATAAAAACGCCAAGAAATCGGTCAAATGCGATCTGTGCGGCGACCGGGACGTGCCCGCGTGCGTGGCCGCCTGCCCCAATCGTGCGCTCATCGTCATAGAGGAGGAGGCGGGATGA
- a CDS encoding NAD(P)/FAD-dependent oxidoreductase, whose product MNYVIIGGGVAGLGCVEGIRSVDTEGAITLITEEMHPPYSRPGISYWLSGKLTDSGMPLREKDFYDSLKVIVKTGATAVGIDTKKNFVTLENGETVPYDRLLIATGGVPIFPPITGTDGAPDPDRRIFTFTTYRDAKEILTRKDAIQKAVVIGGGLIGLKAAEALNDIGVQVTVLELMDRVLSQAFDDIAGEMARKRLDRAGIVVITGDTVDEVLTDGSAVTGVRLRTGSEIETDAVVVAIGVRPNLDLAEAAGLTVDRGIVVDDTLTTSDTHIYAAGDTASAYDIIAKEKRVTPILPNAYRQGRQAGRNMAGADETYEGGLPMNAIGFYGLDTISIGLVNPEEDQDLTVLTRLDEEAETYRKLVLDKGRLLGVVLVGDVARAGIFAGLIRDGVDVAGLEERMLSPDFGHVHLDTDVRKERLGR is encoded by the coding sequence ATGAACTACGTGATAATCGGAGGCGGCGTTGCGGGGCTGGGCTGCGTGGAGGGTATCCGAAGCGTCGATACGGAAGGTGCAATAACGCTGATTACCGAGGAGATGCATCCCCCCTACTCCCGTCCGGGCATCAGCTACTGGCTGTCGGGCAAGCTCACTGATTCCGGCATGCCACTTCGGGAGAAAGATTTCTACGACTCCCTCAAAGTAATCGTGAAGACCGGGGCCACGGCCGTGGGGATCGACACAAAAAAGAACTTCGTCACCCTCGAGAACGGGGAAACGGTCCCCTATGACCGGCTCCTGATCGCCACCGGCGGCGTACCGATCTTCCCTCCCATCACCGGCACCGACGGCGCCCCGGATCCCGATCGGAGGATATTCACCTTCACCACCTATCGGGACGCCAAAGAGATACTGACGCGTAAAGACGCCATACAGAAGGCCGTGGTCATTGGCGGCGGTCTGATCGGCCTGAAGGCGGCGGAGGCGCTGAACGACATCGGTGTACAGGTGACGGTCCTTGAGCTGATGGATCGCGTCCTCTCCCAGGCGTTCGATGATATCGCCGGCGAAATGGCCAGAAAACGCCTTGATCGCGCGGGAATCGTCGTCATCACCGGCGATACGGTTGACGAGGTCCTCACCGACGGCAGTGCCGTCACGGGCGTGCGGCTTCGCACGGGATCGGAGATCGAAACCGACGCCGTTGTGGTGGCCATCGGCGTGCGTCCCAACCTGGATCTGGCCGAAGCCGCCGGGCTGACGGTGGACCGGGGCATTGTGGTGGACGACACACTCACCACCTCGGATACGCATATCTACGCCGCCGGAGACACGGCATCCGCCTACGATATCATTGCGAAAGAGAAACGGGTCACCCCCATCCTCCCCAACGCCTACCGGCAGGGAAGGCAGGCGGGCCGAAATATGGCCGGCGCCGACGAAACCTATGAGGGCGGCCTTCCCATGAACGCCATCGGTTTTTACGGGCTGGATACCATCAGTATCGGCCTGGTCAATCCGGAAGAGGATCAAGACCTCACCGTGCTGACACGCCTTGATGAAGAAGCGGAGACCTATCGAAAACTGGTGCTGGACAAAGGAAGGCTTCTGGGCGTTGTTTTGGTGGGGGATGTGGCCCGGGCGGGGATTTTCGCGGGACTCATTCGGGACGGTGTGGACGTGGCGGGCCTGGAGGAGCGGATGCTCTCGCCGGACTTCGGCCACGTTCATCTGGACACGGACGTACGAAAGGAAAGGCTGGGACGATGA